The following proteins are encoded in a genomic region of Pyrus communis chromosome 11, drPyrComm1.1, whole genome shotgun sequence:
- the LOC137708416 gene encoding reticulon-like protein B8: MPEQITPEDLLKNIVGTLADKKQKPGSFFGEETSSSVTTQFNFNRLFGRQKPVHHILGGGKSADVLLWRNKKISASVLTAATVVWVLFEWLNYHFLTLVGFALVLGMIAQFLWSNFSGMINRSPSKVPRLVLPKDLFVNIAVSIGAEINRGLAFVQDVACEGNVKQFLVVVVSLWIAAVIGSWCNFLTVVYIGFVAAHTLPVLYERYEDQVDNFAYQVLGQLQHNYRKLDTGVLSKIPSAKLNWKKYE, from the exons ATGCCTGAGCAAATAACTCCCGAGGATCTTTTGAAGAACATTGTGGGCACACTTGCTGATAAAAAACAGAAACCTGGTTCTTTTTTTGGGGAAGAGACATCAAGCTCAGTCACTACTCAGTTCAACTTCAACCGGCTGTTTGGACGCCAGAAACCTGTCCACCACATTCTGGGTGGAGGAAAAT CTGCTGATGTCTTGTTGTGGAGGAACAAAAAAATTTCGGCTAGTGTTTTAACTGCTGCGACTGTTGTCTGGGTGCTCTTTGAATGGCTCAATTATCATTTCTTGACTCTTGTGGGGTTTGCTTTGGTTCTTGGCATGATTGCTCAGTTTCTGTGGTCAAATTTTTCGGGCATGATTAACAG GTCCCCATCTAAAGTACCTCGACTTGTTCTGCCTAAGGACTTATTTGTCAATATTGCCGTCTCAATTGGTGCTGAAATTAATCGAGGGTTGGCATTTGTTCAAGATGTGGCATGTGAAGGAAATGTGAAGCAATTTCTTGTG GTTGTAGTAAGCTTGTGGATTGCTGCTGTGATAGGAAGCTGGTGCAATTTTCTGACCGTTGTGTACATTG GTTTTGTTGCTGCTCACACATTGCCGGTTCTGTATGAGAGATATGAGGATCAGGTTGACAACTTTGCATATCAGGTCCTCGGGCAGCTTCAACACAATTACCGGAAGTTGGATACTGGCGTCCTCAGCAAGATCCCTAGTGCAAAGCTGAACTGGAAGAAGTACGAATAG
- the LOC137707474 gene encoding oxygen-evolving enhancer protein 2, chloroplastic-like, with amino-acid sequence MASTACFLHHHALTTAASARPSSSSQRQVVNINKHNQVVICRAQKQAAGQEEESGAIVSRRLALTVLIGAAALGSKVSPADAAYGESANVFGKPKSNTDFLPYFGKGFKLSIPSKWNPSKEVEYPGQVLRYEDNFDTTTNVAVTITPTEKKSVGDYGPPEEFLNQVDYLLGKQAYFGKTESEGGFDSGAVATANILDSSSQVVDGKQYYYISVLTRTADGDEGGKHQLITATVKDGNLYILKAQAGDKRWFKGARKFVESTASSFSVA; translated from the exons ATGGCCTCCACTGCATGCTTTTTGCACCACCATGCACTCACTACCGCCGCTTCTGCCCGGCCCTCATCGTCTTCGCAGCGCCAAGTGGTGAACATCAACAAGCACAACCAGGTTGTGATCTGCCGGGCCCAGAAGCAGGCCGCCGGCCAGGAAGAAGAGAGCGGTGCTATCGTCTCGCGGCGGTTGGCTCTCACAGTCCTCATCGGTGCTGCAGCCCTCGGCTCCAAGGTCTCCCCAGCTGATGCAGCTTATGGCGAATCAG CCAATGTCTTTGGAAAGCCCAAGTCGAACACAGACTTCTTGCCATACTTTGGAAAGGGATTCAAGCTATCCATTCCTTCAAAATGGAACCCTAGCAAAGAGGTTGAGTACCCCGGTCAAGTTCTTAGGTACGAGGATAACTTCGACACCACGACCAACGTGGCCGTCACAATCACCCCAACCGAGAAGAAGTCCGTCGGCGACTATGGCCCCCCTGAGGAATTCCTCAATCAG GTGGACTATTTGCTAGGCAAACAAGCTTACTTTGGCAAGACTGAGTCCGAG GGTGGTTTCGACTCGGGCGCAGTGGCCACAGCCAACATATTGGACAGTTCTAGCCAGGTGGTTGACGGAAAGCAGTACTACTATATATCTGTGTTGACAAGGACAGCAGACGGAGATGAAGGAGGCAAGCATCAGCTTATCACAGCCACCGTGAAAGACGGCAACCTCTACATTCTAAAGGCTCAAGCTGGAGACAAGAGGTGGTTCAAGGGAGCAAGGAAGTTTGTGGAGAGCACTGCATCTTCTTTCAGTGTTGCATAA